Proteins co-encoded in one Dreissena polymorpha isolate Duluth1 chromosome 12, UMN_Dpol_1.0, whole genome shotgun sequence genomic window:
- the LOC127854125 gene encoding LOW QUALITY PROTEIN: testis-specific serine/threonine-protein kinase 6-like (The sequence of the model RefSeq protein was modified relative to this genomic sequence to represent the inferred CDS: deleted 1 base in 1 codon): MHPSKRQKIEGEEDSSSWELELRSDLENMKAEVEPFEVKKSSTSKIETVVYRPTYRAVLAKKGLLVKQTLGSGSYSKVKFAHCLDHYDVPLHAVKIVDRNKAPRDFQSRFLPRELSIWPRMKHPNIARMIDVFEDISRVYMILEYAENGDVLRYIQKSGAIKDHLARIWIRQVGDAVRYLHDQDITHRDLKLENLLLDSCYNIKICDFGFVKSHSMKELSKTYCGSKSYASPEILRGEPYDPKKADMWAMGVILYIFITGKMPYDESKGNSGVLEEQRKLSFPWHKFKYVTPDVKSVILSLFRASYTERPGIHEVMSLEWMRKGLEPPAAAEPEGAPGGKQSPVSIQNDSKLDIQREFATALHRSRGK, translated from the exons AAGCGGAGGTCGAGCCCTTCGAAGTTAAGAAATCTTCTACAAGTAAAATAGAGACTGTTGTGTACCGCCCCACGTACCGCGCGGTACTGGCAAAGAAAGGGCTGTTGGTGAAACAGACATTGGGCAGTGGAAGTTACTCGAAAGTCAAATTTGCCCATTGTCTAGACCACTATGAC GTTCCACTGCATGCGGTGAAAATAGTCGACAGAAACAAGGCCCCGAGAGACTTTCAATCTCGGTTCTTACCTCGCGAGCTTTCAATATGGCCGAGAATGAAGCATCCGAACATTGCTAGAATGATCGACGTGTTTGAAGACATTTCAAGAGTATATATGATACTGGAATATGCCGAAAATGGTGACGTCCTTCGTTACATCCAGAAATCGGGTGCCATCAAAGACCACCTCGCTAGAATCTGGATTCGTCAGGTCGGTGATGCGGTCCGTTACCTTCACGATCAAGATATTACACACAGGGACCTAAAGCTGGAAAATCTCCTGCTCGACAGTTgctacaatattaaaatatgtgattTCGGTTTTGTGAAAAGTCACTCGATGAAAGAACTCAGCAAAACGTATTGTGGATCAAAGTCGTATGCATCACCGGAAATACTTAGAGGAGAGCCGTATGACCCCAAGAAGGCGGACATGTGGGCGATGGGAGTAATCTTGTACATATTTATCACGGGGAAGATGCCTTACGATGAAAGTAAAG GAAACTCTGGAGTTCTCGAAGAGCAGCGGAAGCTCAGTTTCCCCTGGCACAAGTTCAAGTACGTCACACCGGATGTGAAGTCCGTAATTCTCAGCCTATTCAGGGCCAGCTACACGGAGCGTCCCGGGATCCACGAGGTGATGAGTCTCGAGTGGATGCGCAAAGGTCTCGAGCCGCCGGCCGCCGCGGAACCGGAAGGAGCGCCTGGTGGGAAGCAATCTCCGGTATCCATTCAGAATGATAGTAAATTAGACATACAGAGGGAATTTGCGACGGCTCTCCATCGATCAAGAGGAAAGTGA